From Cellulophaga lytica DSM 7489, a single genomic window includes:
- a CDS encoding SusC/RagA family TonB-linked outer membrane protein has protein sequence MNKFLFTLFFVAVTAAWAQDTRTITGEVIGAEDGMPLPGASVYVSKNMIANETGVAGVIENTSIGVVVDFNGKFSLKIPAAITQITVSYLGYQTKTINLTAANNYTISLKENVDSLDEVILTGYQKVEKRKLTSSVAKVKMDDIEQIGVASVDQLLQGQVAGVVATTQTGAPGAPAKIRIRGTASLSGPQDPLWVVDGLPLEGNDVPDFSDKDNIDQLRNYAIAGLNPSDIEDITILKDAAATAIYGARAANGVIVVTTKRGKSGKMRVNFSANTFFSTKPNFDELNLMNSEQKVDFELGLAARTDLDFRTNKGEVARILNNSGELGTYQTSGFSSLSSATQSQINALKNNNANWGDLLYQTSVNTQYSLGISGGTDTSDYYFSLGYYDEEGTTIGTGLERYNITLKNNFDISDRLSAGASIFLSQSKKESYLTGTDAFTNPANYSRNVNPYFMPYAEDGSYNYDQDIEGTDGRYVPFNFLEERENTAYDLKNQAVKAIFDGAYKITNNLTLSTQLGLQFDKTSTEKYAGEETYFSRKEREKSRRYDSSISDYYYFLPEGGIIQNWNEDFFQYNWKSLLTYDASFGKHEVEGLLGSEFRRSKYTNIMSRGFGYNKNTLTTTPIIFPNEDTANESTYQTYDKTTAENAYASFYATGSYTYDRKYTFFGSVRYDGSNLFGVDPKYKYLPLWSVSGSWLASEEDFLKTSDVISNLRFRGSYGLQGNIDRNTSPFVIGEYDTTSILPGTSEETIVVTSPPNAKLRWEKTTNTNVGMDLGLFNGRINIAADVYKRNSTDLIGLRSVPLENGFEFTNLNWAEVTNKGYEISLSTRNIVTKDFSWTTNINISHNKSNVDKIQVRDNSFLPSREGLPVNAVFALKTAGIDESGYPLFKRGDEVVSAVDFFKLKDPWADFFPGFLTESELTNEEFRNLFTYVGDQDPKYSGGIINTFKFKNLDFTVAANFNLKQTVVERQPYNGTQLDRGQNYSARVLDAWSATNTDSNLPAIVGETSGTGDSWMAYKWFGGLNPVETMPLLDTWVKEMSYIRINSMRVGYSFPKSLTTKLNINSFRLSLEGKNLLVFGSDYNGYFDPETYGNIYAQPIAKTIAIGLNVTF, from the coding sequence ATGAATAAATTCCTTTTTACGTTATTCTTTGTGGCTGTTACCGCAGCGTGGGCACAGGATACGAGAACAATTACCGGAGAGGTAATAGGAGCAGAAGACGGTATGCCTTTGCCAGGAGCATCGGTTTACGTCTCTAAAAATATGATTGCCAATGAAACCGGCGTTGCTGGTGTAATAGAAAATACATCTATTGGTGTTGTTGTAGACTTTAACGGTAAGTTTTCTTTAAAAATACCAGCTGCAATAACACAAATTACAGTTTCTTATTTAGGTTATCAAACTAAAACCATAAACTTAACTGCTGCTAATAACTATACTATTTCTTTAAAAGAAAATGTAGATAGTTTAGATGAGGTTATTTTAACAGGATACCAAAAGGTAGAGAAGAGAAAGTTAACATCATCCGTAGCTAAGGTTAAAATGGATGATATTGAGCAAATTGGTGTTGCTAGTGTAGATCAATTATTGCAAGGCCAGGTTGCCGGTGTAGTTGCTACCACACAAACAGGAGCACCAGGAGCACCTGCTAAAATTAGAATTAGAGGAACAGCTTCTTTATCTGGCCCACAAGATCCGTTATGGGTTGTAGATGGGTTGCCTTTAGAGGGTAATGATGTGCCAGATTTTAGTGATAAAGACAATATAGATCAATTACGTAACTACGCTATTGCTGGTTTAAACCCTAGTGATATAGAAGATATTACCATTTTAAAAGATGCTGCTGCCACTGCTATTTATGGTGCAAGAGCGGCTAATGGTGTAATTGTAGTTACTACTAAAAGAGGAAAAAGCGGTAAAATGAGAGTTAACTTTTCTGCAAACACGTTTTTTTCTACAAAGCCTAATTTTGATGAGTTAAACCTAATGAACTCTGAACAAAAAGTAGATTTTGAACTTGGTTTAGCAGCACGTACAGATTTAGATTTTAGAACTAATAAAGGTGAGGTTGCACGTATTTTAAATAATTCTGGCGAATTAGGAACGTATCAAACTAGTGGTTTTTCTTCATTAAGTTCTGCAACTCAATCTCAGATAAATGCATTAAAAAATAACAATGCTAATTGGGGAGATTTACTATACCAAACTAGTGTAAACACACAGTATAGCTTAGGAATTTCTGGAGGTACAGATACATCAGACTATTACTTTTCTTTAGGTTATTATGATGAAGAAGGTACTACTATTGGTACAGGATTAGAGCGTTATAACATCACCCTAAAAAATAATTTTGATATTAGTGATCGCCTAAGTGCTGGTGCTTCTATTTTTCTTTCTCAATCTAAAAAAGAGTCGTACTTAACGGGTACAGATGCATTTACTAACCCGGCAAATTACAGCAGAAATGTAAACCCTTATTTTATGCCTTATGCAGAAGATGGGTCTTACAATTACGACCAAGATATAGAGGGTACAGACGGTAGATATGTGCCATTTAACTTTTTAGAAGAAAGAGAAAACACGGCATACGATTTAAAAAACCAAGCTGTAAAGGCAATTTTTGATGGTGCTTATAAAATTACAAACAACCTTACATTATCTACACAACTAGGGTTGCAATTTGATAAAACTAGCACTGAAAAGTATGCTGGGGAAGAAACGTATTTTTCTAGAAAAGAGCGTGAAAAAAGTAGACGTTACGACTCTAGTATAAGTGATTATTATTACTTTTTACCAGAAGGCGGAATTATACAAAACTGGAACGAAGATTTTTTTCAGTACAACTGGAAATCTTTACTAACGTATGATGCTAGCTTTGGTAAACATGAAGTAGAAGGTTTGTTGGGATCTGAGTTTAGACGCTCTAAGTATACTAATATTATGAGTCGTGGTTTTGGGTATAATAAAAATACGTTAACTACTACACCTATAATTTTTCCTAATGAAGATACAGCTAATGAAAGTACTTATCAAACGTATGATAAGACTACTGCAGAAAATGCATACGCATCTTTTTACGCTACAGGTTCTTATACCTATGACCGTAAATACACATTTTTTGGTAGCGTACGTTATGATGGGTCTAACTTATTTGGAGTAGATCCTAAATATAAATATTTGCCATTATGGTCTGTTTCTGGATCTTGGTTGGCTAGTGAAGAAGACTTTTTAAAAACAAGTGATGTTATATCTAACTTACGCTTTAGAGGATCTTATGGTTTGCAAGGTAATATAGACCGTAATACTTCGCCGTTTGTAATTGGTGAGTATGACACTACTAGCATTTTGCCTGGTACATCAGAAGAAACAATTGTAGTTACATCACCGCCAAATGCTAAGTTGCGTTGGGAAAAAACAACTAATACCAATGTTGGTATGGATTTAGGTTTGTTTAATGGTAGAATTAATATTGCTGCAGATGTTTATAAGCGTAACAGTACAGATTTAATTGGTTTGCGTTCTGTGCCATTAGAAAATGGATTTGAGTTTACCAACCTAAACTGGGCAGAGGTAACTAATAAAGGGTATGAGATTAGCTTGTCTACAAGAAACATTGTAACTAAAGATTTTTCTTGGACTACAAACATTAATATATCTCACAACAAAAGTAACGTAGATAAAATACAGGTTAGAGATAATAGCTTTTTACCATCTAGAGAAGGTTTGCCAGTAAATGCTGTATTTGCTTTAAAAACAGCTGGTATAGATGAAAGTGGTTACCCATTATTTAAACGTGGAGATGAGGTTGTTTCTGCTGTAGACTTTTTTAAGTTAAAAGATCCTTGGGCAGATTTTTTCCCAGGCTTTTTAACAGAGTCAGAGTTAACTAATGAAGAATTTAGAAACCTGTTTACATATGTAGGAGACCAGGATCCTAAATATAGTGGCGGTATTATAAACACTTTTAAATTTAAAAATTTAGATTTTACTGTTGCTGCTAACTTTAACTTAAAACAGACAGTTGTAGAGCGCCAACCTTATAATGGTACACAATTAGATCGTGGGCAAAACTATTCTGCTAGAGTTTTAGATGCTTGGTCTGCTACAAATACAGATAGTAATTTGCCAGCTATTGTAGGTGAAACATCTGGCACAGGAGATTCTTGGATGGCCTACAAGTGGTTTGGGGGCTTAAATCCAGTAGAAACAATGCCTTTGTTAGATACTTGGGTTAAAGAAATGAGTTATATAAGAATTAATAGTATGCGTGTTGGCTACAGTTTTCCTAAAAGCTTAACTACCAAGCTAAATATTAATAGCTTCCGCTTAAGTCTAGAGGGTAAAAACTTGTTGGTATTTGGGTCTGATTATAACGGTTATTTTGATCCTGAAACCTACGGAAACATATATGCGCAGCCTATAGCCAAAACAATTGCAATAGGGTTAAATGTAACTTTTTAA
- a CDS encoding GNAT family N-acetyltransferase produces the protein MLQSQRIQFTPLSTTYRKPLEDLFCKNPLVMQNTLKGRVLTANELQKIVEDDFITTTDETVGFWCLTSKEDNAFIGVSGLLKCNYLGKESYEFGFILDDNFWGKGIATEIGKFWIDYAKNELNLTEILATASPENHASRRVLEKLDLQMVRQFTSKERGARLLFSKKL, from the coding sequence ATGTTACAAAGTCAAAGAATACAATTTACGCCCTTAAGTACCACGTACAGAAAACCACTGGAAGACCTGTTTTGCAAAAATCCGTTGGTTATGCAAAACACTTTAAAAGGTCGTGTTTTAACTGCTAATGAACTACAAAAAATAGTTGAAGATGATTTTATTACCACAACAGATGAAACTGTTGGTTTTTGGTGCTTAACAAGCAAAGAAGATAATGCTTTTATTGGTGTATCTGGCTTATTAAAGTGCAATTACCTTGGCAAAGAAAGTTATGAGTTTGGCTTTATATTAGATGATAATTTTTGGGGCAAAGGCATTGCTACAGAAATAGGTAAGTTCTGGATAGACTACGCTAAAAACGAACTTAATTTAACTGAAATTTTAGCTACCGCTAGCCCAGAAAACCACGCATCTAGGAGAGTTTTAGAAAAGTTAGATTTGCAAATGGTACGCCAATTTACATCTAAAGAACGTGGAGCAAGGTTGTTGTTTAGCAAAAAACTATAA
- a CDS encoding NAD(P)H-binding protein — MKIAVTAANGNLGAAIVKELKTQIGAENVIAIARTPKKAEFLGVEVRKGDYDSYTDFESALKGVDKILVVSGMDTPKKRIQQHRNIIKAAEANSLNKIVYTSIVGNTTNTAFDPIINSNRQTERDIEASKLNWAIGRNGLYIEPDLEYIEQYKTKGCIWNSAGDGKCAYTSREELANAYVQMLLNDSIKYNVYNLAATPITQQELANEINKTYSTKLTYKQLSSEEYLEERKAELGNFIGTVVSGIYDGINNGSFNVASDYEKVMNRKHKLVSELIKDFKNK, encoded by the coding sequence ATGAAGATAGCAGTAACCGCAGCAAATGGCAACTTAGGAGCTGCCATTGTAAAAGAATTAAAAACACAAATTGGAGCTGAAAATGTTATAGCTATTGCTAGAACTCCAAAAAAAGCAGAATTCCTTGGCGTAGAAGTAAGGAAAGGAGATTATGATAGTTATACAGATTTTGAATCTGCCTTAAAAGGTGTCGATAAAATACTAGTAGTTTCTGGTATGGACACTCCCAAAAAAAGGATACAGCAACACCGCAACATTATTAAAGCAGCAGAAGCTAACAGCCTAAACAAAATTGTATATACTAGTATTGTCGGCAACACAACAAATACTGCTTTTGACCCAATTATTAATAGCAACAGGCAAACAGAAAGAGATATTGAAGCCTCTAAACTAAACTGGGCAATTGGCAGAAACGGTTTGTACATAGAGCCAGACTTAGAGTATATAGAGCAGTACAAAACAAAAGGTTGTATTTGGAACAGCGCTGGCGATGGTAAATGTGCTTACACTAGTAGAGAAGAACTTGCTAATGCATATGTACAAATGTTATTAAATGACAGTATAAAGTATAACGTTTACAATTTGGCAGCAACTCCTATTACACAGCAAGAACTGGCTAATGAAATAAACAAAACCTACAGCACAAAACTTACTTACAAGCAGTTAAGTTCAGAAGAATATTTAGAGGAACGAAAAGCAGAATTAGGCAATTTTATTGGCACTGTAGTTTCTGGTATTTATGACGGAATAAATAACGGTAGTTTTAATGTAGCATCTGACTATGAAAAGGTAATGAACAGAAAACACAAGTTAGTTAGTGAATTAATTAAAGACTTTAAAAATAAATAA
- a CDS encoding DUF3861 domain-containing protein, with translation MATKRNNKYTLHLQEIEKKDGSEANEFTEFDIENHDDILKLLNAAKGKLGFKGDNESVEFILGIKLFGEVMLRNRKNPLFEEFQPAFAAFMKNLKSNMSN, from the coding sequence ATGGCTACTAAAAGAAATAATAAGTACACACTACACTTACAGGAAATAGAGAAAAAAGATGGCTCTGAAGCAAATGAATTTACTGAATTTGACATAGAAAACCACGATGATATTTTAAAACTATTAAATGCAGCCAAAGGAAAACTTGGGTTTAAAGGAGATAACGAAAGTGTAGAATTTATACTTGGAATTAAACTATTTGGAGAAGTAATGCTAAGAAATAGAAAAAATCCACTTTTTGAAGAATTTCAACCTGCTTTTGCAGCATTTATGAAAAACTTAAAAAGCAATATGAGTAATTAA
- a CDS encoding LytR/AlgR family response regulator transcription factor: MLVVVVEDEDLAADYLIGLLKAQSVVPVTKIIHLGSVQEMVSFFNDAKPDLIFMDIHLGDGKSLEAFTQTNITAPIVFTTAYDDYAIRVFKHFTIDYLLKPFEAKDVYKALQKYTQIKENFSFYNTAKSLEALDGKTQQERFLVQSGHQLKSIESAEVAFFYSEGKNLFLFTTTSENYLYKDTLRDISEKLNPEIFFKVNRNYIIHINAIKEIVKHNPQKIELHLKVAHASAKPILVSKFEVKNFKIWLDK, translated from the coding sequence ATGCTTGTAGTTGTAGTAGAAGATGAAGATTTGGCAGCAGATTATTTAATTGGTTTGCTAAAAGCGCAAAGTGTTGTGCCTGTAACTAAAATAATACATTTGGGTTCTGTGCAAGAAATGGTGTCTTTTTTTAATGATGCCAAGCCAGATTTAATTTTTATGGACATTCATTTAGGTGATGGTAAAAGTTTAGAGGCCTTTACACAAACAAATATTACTGCTCCTATTGTTTTCACTACAGCTTATGATGATTATGCCATACGTGTATTTAAACACTTTACAATAGACTATTTGCTTAAGCCTTTTGAAGCTAAAGATGTGTATAAGGCATTACAAAAGTATACGCAGATAAAAGAAAATTTTTCATTTTACAATACCGCAAAATCCTTAGAGGCTTTAGATGGAAAAACACAGCAAGAGCGTTTTTTAGTGCAGTCTGGTCATCAGCTAAAATCTATAGAAAGTGCTGAGGTTGCCTTTTTTTATAGTGAAGGAAAAAATCTTTTTTTATTTACAACCACATCTGAAAATTACTTGTATAAAGACACGTTACGAGATATATCAGAAAAACTAAACCCTGAGATCTTTTTTAAAGTAAACAGAAATTATATTATACACATAAATGCTATAAAAGAGATTGTAAAACATAATCCGCAAAAAATAGAATTACACCTAAAAGTGGCACACGCAAGTGCAAAACCTATTTTAGTAAGTAAGTTTGAGGTTAAAAATTTTAAAATTTGGTTAGATAAGTAG
- a CDS encoding helix-turn-helix domain-containing protein gives MKNIQEYTFKKEQEDFGINVWELDYFLANYDIQNRSIPHRLKFYAIVFITEGTGEHLIDFKTYSYKKNDMLFVGKNQTHAWLKQKNVKGYIAIFTQDFLNENQQTFKDLSYSYPYNSFLHSPKLTITNTNTHYTLVTVFALIYKEFSLSKTTVSKQIIQSLLRVAFLKIKTLSKQFNLEQNKSDISLFIQFQNQLDKNISITRNVNEYCKILNTTYRKLNDTCKVFTHKTAKSFIDDVIILKAKQYLSDQDKNISITSYLLGFEEVSNFSKFFKKHTSYTPKQFIASIKQN, from the coding sequence ATGAAAAATATACAAGAGTACACCTTTAAAAAGGAACAGGAAGATTTTGGGATAAACGTATGGGAGTTAGATTATTTTTTAGCCAATTATGACATACAAAACAGAAGCATTCCGCACAGATTAAAGTTCTACGCTATAGTTTTTATAACAGAAGGCACAGGTGAGCATCTTATAGATTTTAAAACATACAGCTATAAAAAAAATGACATGTTGTTTGTTGGTAAAAATCAGACTCACGCTTGGTTAAAGCAAAAAAATGTAAAAGGTTATATTGCTATTTTCACTCAAGATTTTTTAAATGAAAATCAGCAAACATTTAAAGACCTAAGTTATAGCTACCCATACAACAGCTTTTTACACAGTCCAAAATTAACTATTACTAACACAAATACACACTACACACTTGTTACTGTTTTTGCTCTTATTTATAAAGAGTTTTCATTATCAAAAACAACCGTTAGTAAGCAAATAATACAATCGTTGCTTAGAGTAGCGTTTTTAAAAATAAAAACACTCTCTAAACAGTTTAATTTAGAGCAAAACAAATCTGATATTAGCTTGTTTATTCAATTTCAAAACCAGTTAGACAAAAATATATCTATCACAAGAAATGTAAATGAGTATTGCAAAATTTTAAACACAACTTACCGTAAATTAAATGATACCTGTAAAGTATTTACCCATAAAACCGCAAAAAGCTTTATTGACGACGTAATTATTCTTAAAGCAAAACAATACTTATCAGACCAAGATAAAAACATAAGCATAACATCTTATTTGCTTGGTTTTGAAGAGGTTTCTAATTTTTCAAAATTCTTTAAAAAACACACCAGCTACACACCTAAACAATTTATAGCATCAATAAAACAAAATTAA
- a CDS encoding RagB/SusD family nutrient uptake outer membrane protein: protein MKQKYIYLVALVAFFAVSCDDYLEIEPEGKVIPESLEEFRAVLTKGYDVFPEQKSRVAYRADELILDENSFDFTSYKDVYSWKDANPDPQTAPYPYIQVYNSIFYTNHVIEDGAEKIEESQEKNQLLGEAYALRAYAHFDLVNLYGVPYNATTAATDTGVPLALGIDLEQVFVPVSVQEVYNQVLIDIEKAKSLLNVTKFDAGLNYRFTKTAILALEARVHTYMNNSEAALTAANAALALNKELVNLNDTPQLPNLYTSVESIMALEDVFDPSVRNSSFISDDLLAIYDTANDLRFGLYFSEDGSNYKAAKGGEQEFNCSFRVSELVLIKAEAQAKLGALEDAKATLLAFMQNRYQSAYMANLATAINPMSANEFMQELYEERWRELALEGHRWFDLRRSNQKVITHTLSGVDFQLSENDPRYTLPFPADARLNNPEL from the coding sequence ATGAAACAAAAATATATATACCTAGTAGCATTAGTAGCATTTTTTGCTGTAAGCTGCGATGATTATTTAGAAATTGAACCAGAAGGAAAAGTTATACCAGAATCTCTAGAAGAATTTAGAGCGGTACTAACAAAAGGATATGATGTTTTTCCGGAGCAAAAATCTAGGGTTGCTTACAGGGCAGATGAGTTAATTTTAGATGAAAATAGTTTTGATTTTACATCGTACAAAGATGTGTATTCTTGGAAAGATGCCAATCCAGATCCGCAAACGGCACCTTACCCTTATATACAAGTGTATAACTCTATTTTTTACACTAATCATGTTATAGAAGATGGTGCAGAAAAAATTGAAGAATCACAAGAAAAAAATCAATTATTGGGAGAGGCTTATGCACTACGTGCTTATGCACATTTTGATTTGGTAAACCTTTATGGAGTACCTTATAATGCTACAACTGCAGCAACAGATACTGGAGTTCCTTTGGCTTTGGGGATAGATCTAGAGCAGGTTTTTGTACCTGTATCTGTGCAAGAAGTGTATAACCAAGTGCTAATAGATATAGAAAAGGCAAAGTCGCTATTAAATGTTACTAAGTTTGATGCTGGTTTAAATTACAGATTTACTAAAACAGCAATTTTAGCCTTAGAGGCTCGTGTGCATACGTATATGAATAATAGTGAAGCCGCTTTAACGGCTGCTAATGCTGCTTTAGCTTTAAATAAAGAGCTTGTTAATTTAAATGACACGCCACAATTGCCAAATTTATACACATCTGTGGAGTCTATCATGGCATTAGAAGATGTGTTTGACCCTAGTGTTAGAAATAGTTCTTTTATTTCTGATGATTTATTAGCTATTTATGATACAGCAAACGATTTAAGGTTTGGATTGTATTTTTCTGAAGATGGTAGTAACTACAAAGCAGCAAAAGGCGGTGAGCAAGAGTTTAATTGTTCGTTTAGAGTGTCTGAGTTGGTTTTAATAAAAGCCGAAGCACAGGCAAAACTAGGAGCTTTAGAGGATGCAAAAGCTACCTTGTTGGCATTTATGCAAAATCGTTACCAAAGTGCATATATGGCTAATTTAGCAACGGCTATTAACCCAATGTCTGCTAATGAGTTTATGCAAGAGTTATATGAAGAACGTTGGAGAGAATTGGCGCTAGAAGGTCACCGTTGGTTTGATTTAAGAAGAAGTAACCAAAAGGTAATAACACATACTTTAAGCGGTGTAGACTTTCAGTTAAGTGAAAATGATCCACGATATACTTTGCCATTTCCAGCAGATGCAAGATTAAATAACCCGGAATTATAA
- a CDS encoding aldehyde dehydrogenase family protein has translation MANVTKPEFKERYGNFIGGKFVDPIKGQYFENRSPVDGKVFTQAARSTQEDIDLALDAAHEAFPAWSNASATERSNALLKIAQVMEDNLEYLATLETIDNGKPIREARAADIPYCIDHFRYFAGVIRADEGSISEHDKDTVSIVLHEPVGVVGEIIPWNFPMLMLAWKIAPALAAGCTTVVKPAEQTPTSVMALMELIGDILPAGVLNIVTGFGKEAGAALATSKRIAKLSFTGSTETGRTVLHNAAENIIPVTMELGGKSPNIFFPSVADKDDEFFSKAIEGALMFALNQGEICTSPSRILVHEDIADRFVEKMQERLKLVKPGNPLDPETMIGSQVSKAQYEKILNYIKIGIEEGAAVLAGGEAGNYEGELADGYYVQPTVLKGDNKMRVFQEEIFGPVVALTTFKTTEEAIAIANDTPYGLGAGVWSRDAHELYQVPRAIQAGRVWVNQYNTYPAHAPFGGVKESGFGRENHKMALDHYRVVKNMLISYDKKPMGFF, from the coding sequence ATGGCAAATGTAACAAAACCCGAATTTAAAGAAAGATATGGAAACTTTATTGGAGGAAAATTTGTTGACCCAATTAAAGGTCAATATTTTGAAAACAGATCTCCAGTAGACGGAAAAGTATTTACACAAGCAGCAAGATCTACACAAGAAGATATAGACCTTGCATTAGATGCAGCACACGAGGCTTTCCCAGCGTGGAGCAACGCATCTGCAACAGAACGTAGTAATGCGTTATTAAAAATTGCTCAAGTTATGGAAGATAACTTAGAGTATTTAGCAACCTTAGAAACTATTGATAATGGTAAGCCAATTCGTGAAGCACGTGCAGCAGATATTCCTTACTGTATAGATCATTTCCGTTATTTTGCAGGAGTTATTCGTGCAGATGAAGGTAGTATTTCTGAACACGATAAAGATACTGTTAGTATTGTATTACACGAACCAGTTGGTGTTGTTGGTGAAATTATTCCTTGGAATTTTCCAATGTTAATGTTAGCCTGGAAAATTGCTCCGGCTTTAGCAGCAGGTTGTACAACGGTTGTAAAACCAGCAGAACAAACACCTACAAGTGTTATGGCTTTAATGGAACTAATTGGTGATATTTTACCTGCTGGTGTATTAAATATTGTTACTGGTTTTGGTAAAGAAGCTGGTGCTGCATTAGCAACATCTAAAAGAATAGCAAAATTATCATTTACTGGTTCCACAGAAACAGGACGTACTGTATTGCACAATGCAGCAGAAAACATTATTCCTGTAACTATGGAATTAGGTGGGAAATCTCCTAACATTTTCTTCCCATCTGTAGCAGATAAAGATGATGAATTCTTTAGTAAAGCTATAGAAGGTGCATTAATGTTTGCCTTAAATCAAGGTGAAATTTGCACATCTCCTTCTCGTATTTTAGTACACGAAGATATTGCAGATCGTTTTGTAGAAAAAATGCAAGAACGCTTAAAATTAGTGAAGCCAGGAAACCCATTAGATCCAGAAACAATGATTGGTTCTCAGGTATCTAAAGCACAATACGAAAAAATATTAAACTATATTAAAATTGGTATTGAAGAAGGTGCAGCGGTGTTAGCTGGTGGTGAAGCTGGTAATTATGAAGGTGAATTAGCCGACGGTTACTACGTGCAACCAACTGTTTTAAAAGGAGACAACAAAATGCGTGTATTCCAAGAAGAAATTTTTGGCCCTGTTGTAGCATTAACAACCTTTAAAACTACTGAAGAAGCTATTGCTATTGCAAACGATACACCTTACGGTTTAGGTGCTGGTGTTTGGTCTCGTGATGCACACGAATTATACCAAGTACCACGTGCTATACAAGCAGGTAGAGTTTGGGTAAACCAATACAATACCTATCCTGCGCATGCACCTTTTGGTGGAGTTAAAGAATCTGGATTTGGTCGTGAAAACCACAAAATGGCATTAGATCATTACCGTGTTGTAAAAAACATGTTAATCTCTTACGATAAAAAACCAATGGGCTTCTTTTAA
- a CDS encoding transglutaminase-like domain-containing protein: MDYLSPTYFFDYETKEIQNLIAAYKKPTLTPKEQCKLVYLKIRDSWRYNPYNLSFSKENYKASTIAKRDSGHCIDKSILLITCLRALNIPARLHLAKVKNHIGAERLIEKFGSNELTNHGMVNAYINGKWLKMSPAFNASLCKMFNVAPLEFDGENDSVLQEFNREGNTFMEYLEDYGHFDDVPVAFMIKNAKEHYPHIFDTPKNQTEFKL; the protein is encoded by the coding sequence ATGGACTACCTATCTCCTACCTATTTTTTTGATTATGAAACAAAAGAAATTCAAAATCTTATAGCAGCATATAAAAAGCCGACGCTTACACCCAAAGAGCAATGCAAACTTGTATATTTAAAAATAAGAGATTCTTGGAGGTACAACCCTTACAACCTTAGTTTTTCTAAAGAAAACTATAAAGCAAGTACAATTGCTAAAAGAGATAGCGGACATTGCATAGACAAATCTATTTTATTAATTACCTGCTTAAGAGCGCTTAATATACCTGCTAGGCTACACTTAGCCAAAGTTAAAAACCACATAGGAGCAGAACGCCTTATTGAAAAATTTGGAAGCAATGAATTAACTAACCACGGTATGGTTAATGCTTATATAAATGGCAAATGGCTTAAAATGTCTCCTGCTTTTAACGCATCACTATGTAAAATGTTTAACGTTGCACCTTTAGAGTTTGATGGAGAAAATGATTCCGTTTTACAAGAATTTAATAGAGAAGGGAATACTTTTATGGAATATTTAGAAGATTACGGTCATTTTGATGATGTGCCAGTAGCATTTATGATTAAAAATGCTAAAGAACATTATCCGCATATTTTTGACACTCCAAAAAACCAAACAGAATTTAAATTATAG